The Candidatus Sulfotelmatobacter sp. genome includes the window CGAATTCGTTGTCCCAGCCGAAGCGGTCGCCTCCGCGTTGAAGCCCTAAAGTAGCGATACCAGAGGGAATCTCGATCATTTGATGGGTCACAGGAGCGGCGTTGAGAAGGGGATCTTCTTGAGCAGTCTTTCGCTCGAAGGGCAGTTGATGCAGCATGTAGGCTAGCGTCTCCACATGCATCAGGCGATGCTCAATCGCGACATTGAGTAGCGTGTCGAGCGAAAACCCGCCGTGGGTTTCTTGAAATTCCATTCGACCATCCGCCAATTTTTCGTCGAGCGCGCTGCGAATCGTGCTCACGTACTCGCGGACTGCTTGCACCGAAGGCCAGTCCGAAGGCTGGTCTGACGGCAACCCGCCCCCAACCGGGTCGATGCCGAAAGCAAACAGTCGATCGAATTCGCGATGGAAACTCTCTAATCCCAGGACATTCTCGTGCAACAGATTCCAGTCAAACGCCTCCAGATGACCCACATAAAAAATAATCCGGTGGCGCTCCGGTATCGGCCGCTCGTACATCGAGTCGGGCCGCACGATACTGAAGAGTGCGTCACTTCGCCGCCGAGCGTCCGCAATCCGCGCCAGTAACTGCTGCCGGGTTACGAGATCTGCTGGAGCAACAGCCATGCGCCCTCCTGGTACAAATAGATGCTCAACCGGTTCGACAACGTTGCAGACGTCATCTCAGCTTGCGACTTCAACGACGCAACACAAACCAGAAACCACCCCGAATGCCTTGCTGGACGCGCCATTCGCCATCCGACACTCGGCGACTTGAGAGCGTATCATCCCACCCATGGGCTGGCAACTTCTCCCTCCGGGCAACAACGAGTCGCCATTGCAAGTACAATCGCGTCATTACAATCGGTGCCCACCTAACCACCATGCGCATTCCGGTTTTTCATGTCGACGCCTTCACCAAACATCCGTTCCGGGGCAATCCCGCCGCAGTCTGTCTCCTTAACGCGTGGTTAGATGACGAGATGTTGCGGAAGGTCGCGGCCGAAAACAATCTTTCTGAAACTGCGTTTCTCGTGCCCATCCGCAATCTTCCTACACACGATCTTCCCGGGAGCAGGGCCGCAATCTCCCACTATGATCTGCGCTGGTTTTCGCCCCGAAAGGAAGTAAAGCTGTGCGGCCATGCCACTCTCGCGTCAGCCTATGTGGTGTGCGATCTGTGGACACCCGGCATCGAAGCGATCCGTTTTGAAACACGCTGGAGCGGAACTCTGACCGTTCGCAAAGACGGCAATTTGTTCTCCATGGATTTTCCCGCGCTATTCCCGAAATCCCTTGCGCATCGGCCCAATTCACACCTGTCTGCTCTCGGACCCGACCGGCAGCTATCCGATGTCCTGGAAGTAAATGAAACCTATATCGTCGTGTACGAAAAGGAAGATGCAATTCAACACATGCGCCCCGACTTCGCCGGCCTGGAACAACTTCACCCTTTCGTCGTAGCGGTCACCGCCCCTGGAGACAACGTGGATTTCGTCTCGCGCTATTTCAAGCCCAGCTATGGCCTGGCTGAAGATCCCGTGACCGGCTCGGTGCATTGCGCGCTAACTCCATATTGGTCGGAGCGCCTGGGCAAATCGCGGCTGCACGCACGGCAATTGTCGGAACGCGGTGGTGAACTCTGGTGCGAAACAGGGCCAGAGAAGGATCGAGTCATCCTTCAGGGCGACGCCGTGCTGACCATGGAGGGCTCGCTCATCATCTAAATCTAATTTCGCATAACTTCGCAGGTAGTTTCGCATAACTTCGCAGGCTGAATCCGAGCCGCTCGCTTTCATTTCGCTTCACTGCACGATTCCCTTACTCCTGAGAAACTCATGTACTACTTCCCCTGCATCGCGATGCTGGCCATCGACCGCGTAATTCATGCGCTGCATCTCTTCATCCGAAATCTTCCCCGCCAAAGCGGCAACAGATTGCGCCACCTCTGGATGCTGCTCGAGCGTTTGTTCGCGTATCACGGGTACCGCCTCATAGGGAGGAAAGTAATGGCGGTCGTCCTGGAGAACAAAAAAATCCATGGCCGGAATCAGCCCGTCAGTAGCGTTGCCGGCAGCGAAATCGATCTGATGATCTTTCAGTGCCCGCGCCAGCAATCCCAAATCCATGATCCGCGGCGCCTCCGCGAAATGCAGGCCATAGGCTGCCGCCAAACCCCGATACCCATCCGGTCGTTCCATAAACTCGTAACCGAATCCCGCGCGCCATTGCGGCGCGAACCGGGCCGCCTGCGAAAGTGTCGTGATTTTCAGCCGCCGCGCATCTTCGCCACGAATCTCCATGGCAAAAGTGTCGTTAAATCCGAATGCCGGACCTAATGTCAGTCCAAAGCGACGTTCGTA containing:
- a CDS encoding PhzF family phenazine biosynthesis protein, encoding MRIPVFHVDAFTKHPFRGNPAAVCLLNAWLDDEMLRKVAAENNLSETAFLVPIRNLPTHDLPGSRAAISHYDLRWFSPRKEVKLCGHATLASAYVVCDLWTPGIEAIRFETRWSGTLTVRKDGNLFSMDFPALFPKSLAHRPNSHLSALGPDRQLSDVLEVNETYIVVYEKEDAIQHMRPDFAGLEQLHPFVVAVTAPGDNVDFVSRYFKPSYGLAEDPVTGSVHCALTPYWSERLGKSRLHARQLSERGGELWCETGPEKDRVILQGDAVLTMEGSLII
- a CDS encoding glycine betaine ABC transporter substrate-binding protein, with amino-acid sequence MKFWRLSFAAIVVAVGALLLPGCEPSHADRIVVGSKNFTESLLLGEILAQQIEAHTHLRVERRFYLAGTYICQQAMLAGRIDMYPEYTGTALTAILKQPANGAKDDVYRRVKSEYERRFGLTLGPAFGFNDTFAMEIRGEDARRLKITTLSQAARFAPQWRAGFGYEFMERPDGYRGLAAAYGLHFAEAPRIMDLGLLARALKDHQIDFAAGNATDGLIPAMDFFVLQDDRHYFPPYEAVPVIREQTLEQHPEVAQSVAALAGKISDEEMQRMNYAVDGQHRDAGEVVHEFLRSKGIVQ